Part of the Woronichinia naegeliana WA131 genome, TAACAAATTAGGCGGATTAAAAAAAGATGTCATGTGATAATATTTCCTAATTACAAGTTGAACGAAGCTCCTAGATTTAGGGGCTTTTTTTCTTCTAAGTCAGACTAGAAGAAGATTTTGCCGAATCGCCAAGTTGAACCGTATGCCAACCTGGAGATAACAACAAACTTTTTTGTTGGGGCTGTCTTTGGCTATTTCGCCATTGCACCTCAACCGATAAAGGAGAATTGGTAGAGACATCTCCTAAACCAAAATGCAACTCTGGACTACGCGCCCCCGAATGACCATTGCCGCCATCCACCTGGGACACCAGAAAACGACCATTTGGTAACAAAATTTTTGCCGTCGCGCCGATCGCCGCCGAACCTGTTGGCAACTGAAGACGCAACCCTAAAAACTGATTATGGTGGGGACTATCGTTGCGATAAAAATAGGAATCTTCCCACTGATTAGCAATGACAAAATCCAAATCCCCATCCCCGTCCACATCCGCCGTCGCAATACCACGAGTCACAAAGGGAGCATCTAACCCCAACTCTTTGGCAAAATCGTAATAACGACCATCCTTCGCACGGACATAGAAAGGATTCGGCACATGGCCACTCAGGTCATCCCCTGGATGCAACGCAAACCAACTAGTAGGATGGGGCAAGGCTAGATCATTACTCAGAGCCAACTCCTGTAATTCAGGCCAACGATCCGTTTCACCCTTGCGAAAACCTGTGGCCTGCAAAGCCTCCATTTCCCCATCATTGTCAAAATCACCAAACTTGGTTTCCCAACTCCAACTACTGCGAGAAACTCCCAAATATTCTGACTGATCCACATAGGGCGCGATTCCTCGTCGCATTTTCTCCGTTTCTCCCGTACTGGTAAAGAGAAAATGACTTTCTTCTAGGGCATACTCATCAGCAATATTGCTAACGTAAATATCGAGTAAACCATCCTGATTAATATCGGCAAAATCTACCCCCATCCCCTTATAGGAATCGTGACCCAAAACCTTAGAATTGGGAGTCGTTAAACCCTTTTCACCTTCTAAAAGTGCGAATTGCAATTGACCCGATTGAGAACGATTATGGAGTAGGCGATCGGGGCCAAAATCATTGGCAAAATAAATCTCAGGGCGCAAATCTCCATCTAAATCGGCGGTTCCAATGGCCAAAGTCCAGGCTTTAGCAATGTTTTCGGTAAAAACCCCCGCCACATCCTCAAATTGAACGCTGGGATTGTTTCCCGTCGTGGCCTGAGTCCAACGAAAAATATGGTTGGTTCCGCCGTTGTAAGCACGAGTCATGGAATCTTGCATTGGCGCAATATTTGTGGACTTAACATTGAGAATTTCTGAATTATCGGGAAAATAATTACCAATAATCAAATCACTGTGACCATCCCCATCTAAATCGGAAAAAGTGGCTGCATTGGTGAACCATTCTTCTCCCTGACCGACGGTTGGCACTAACTCCTGTGATAAATAATTCTCTGCTTCTAAGGTTTTTTTCTGCTGATTTAAAAAGGCAACGGGCGTTCTGCCCCAGTAGTAAACCAACAAATCTACCCGACCATCCTCATTCACATCATTTGGCAAACAACCCATAGGCGCGATCGCCGCCGCATCATAGCCGTTATAAACAGTTTCTAGGGTAAAAGGCTGATAGCGATCGCCTGTCCCTGGCACAGGAGCCACAATCACCTGATCTGTGCGGGGTTCCACATAACACAAATCATTGGCTAGACCATCTCCATCCAAATCATTGAGAGCGACTGAAGCTCCTACTGCCGAAACCCAAGCTGAATGGCGGGCTAAACTGGGATTAACTCCCCGTTCCTGTTTTTTGGGAACCCCTGTTACTTCAGGTAAGGGCAAACGGGTAAAGGCAAAACGAGAGGCGATCGCACTTTTTTCACTCTGAGACAAGGCGGGCAATTGGGCCAATACCAATAGAGCGAGAATTACCGTCACAGCCAAAATCCGTTTAGCTTGACCCCTTAAGAAAGTTATTAATTTTTTCATCTTGAACCTCGCAATCTGTTAATTTAAGTAGCTGGTTGCAATTAAAAATAAAATGTGGGATGGGCATCTTGCCTGTCCATAGGCTGGAAGCCTGTTCTACGCTCTAACAATTAATTAAACTTTGAACTTATTTTTGATACGCGATCGCCAAAACTCGTAGGCGGGTGTAATGTCATCAACAGGTAAATTTACCAATGCCTCATCCGTAATTACTGCAACCGCAACCGAAGACTGTTGCCAGATTAATTGACAAATTTGTTCTGTATGCTTAGGCAAATAACCCGCCCGTAAACGAGCCTTCGCCGCAAAAGCAATTCCTTGGGCTAAATCGGGTAAATAAGTTTGAGATAATTCCCCCAACTCCATCATTTCCGATGGACTTAATCCTCCCGCATAGGCAGAAGCTAAACCGACTCCACTCCATAAATCCGCCCTTCTTGTTTCAGAAAAAAGCTGGATCGTAGCCGCAATGCGTTTAACATCCAGACCCAAAACAAAACAAAGACTGCGCCCTAAACCCTGGTCAAATGCCCGCACCGCATAACCCGATAAATTTTTAGGAATGCTCTGTTTTTCTACCTGTGCTCGCCAATAAAAATACCCCTGATGGAAACCGTAACCATCGATCGCTAACCAGCCCAGAAGTGAAGACTGAGACTGAGAATTATCTGCACGATTCAAAGTTGGTAAATAACGAGAAATTCCTCCAGGCAAACGCGACAATGCCCAACCCATTCCCACATAGGCAAGATATACATAGGTATCTCCTGCTCCTGTTAAAAATGGCTGAAGCCGGTTCCCTTGCCAAGGCGTAAAGAAATCGGAGAGGGTCAAACCCATCGCCGCTCCTTCGTAAGCAAAACCTTGATATTCGGAATCAATGGCGTTTAATTCAATCACCAGTTTTTCTAAGGATTCGGCGGCGATCGCCCCATGATAACCCGTTAAAAAAGTCATCCCAATTTGTTCAACTCGCTCTTGTTTCTGAGGATCAGTAATCTGAAAACCCCGCCGAATTACGGTGACTTCTTCCAGAGAAATACCCAAAAAACGGCGTTTCACCTTTCCCCAGGAAATCGGTTGGAGAAAGGACGAGCTAGTTGCCGACGGTGGACTAAGAGGCTCAATAAGCTGGGATGGCATAATCTTAAAATATTTTGATGAAAAAAATGTATAAAATAGAGATGTAAAACTAAAACAAATCAAACAAACCAAACAAATCAAACAAATCAAACAAATCAAAACCCAGACATGGATTTTTATGTCCGATGCTGTACATTTAACGAACTTAAATTGTCAAATGCTTTTTAATATACAACTTGTATCGAATCCTAGTCGGATAAAATAGATTTGTCAAGTTTGCAAGGCTTAAAAAGCATTAAGTTATATGTATATTTGTAAAGAAGACTTCTAAATTAAAATCAAAATTAACGATTAATAATTACTGACAACCGTAATTCCACCGAGCCAAAAATGACCGTGGTAAAAACGCTATGGGGTGTGCTATTGGGAATATTGATTGCCTCTGGCGTAGGGATTGGTATCAACTATTTCCGCTTTTCTGCTTCCCTGCCGACGACAGTTAAACCTCGTCCCAGGGCAGCACCCGTCGAGGAAAATGTGGCCGCCCTAGGTAGATTGGAACCTCAGGGGGAGGTGATCTATCTTTCCGCGCCAGCCGCGATTGAAGGGGCAAGGGTTGAAAAACTATTGGTGAAATTAGGAGAAACAGTAGGACGGGGGCAAATTATTGCTATTTTAGATAACTATGAACGTCTTAAAAGTGCTTTAATTTTGGTTCAAAAACAGGTTAAAGTGGCTCAAACCCATTTAGCTCAGGTAAAAGCAGGAGCAAAAGCCGGTAAAATTCAAGCTCAAACGGCAGTAATTCGATCGCTACAGGCTGAACTTGAAGGCCAGATCGCCAGTCAAACGGCTACGATCAAACGTCTGCAATACGAATTACACAATGCAAAAACCGAGTGCGATCGCTATCAAAGTCTTTATGAAAATGGAGCAATTGCTGCCTCTCAACGGGATAGTATTTGTCTCCAAGAAGATACTTTGCGCTCCCAATGGCAAGAAGCTCAAGCAACGCGATCGCGGACAATTAATACTCTGAATCAACAGTTAACAGAAGCCAGGGCCACTCGCACCGAAATTGTGGAAGTCAGACCGACCGATTTAGCGGCTGCTCAAGCAGAAATAGAAACGGCCCAGGCAGGCGTTAAACAGGCCGAAGCTAATTTGACTTTGGCATTAGTTCGGAGTCCCCAAGCAGGTCAAATTTTAAAAATCTACACCTTTGCAGGAGAACGGGTGGGAGAAAAGGGCATTGTTGCTTTAGGAAATACTCAACAGATGGATGTAGTCGCGGAAGTCTATGAAACAGATATTCATAAAGTTGTGATCGGTCAAAAAGCCACTATTAAGAGTCAAGGATTATCCTCAGAATTAACGGGAAAAGTGACGGAAA contains:
- a CDS encoding CRTAC1 family protein — translated: MKKLITFLRGQAKRILAVTVILALLVLAQLPALSQSEKSAIASRFAFTRLPLPEVTGVPKKQERGVNPSLARHSAWVSAVGASVALNDLDGDGLANDLCYVEPRTDQVIVAPVPGTGDRYQPFTLETVYNGYDAAAIAPMGCLPNDVNEDGRVDLLVYYWGRTPVAFLNQQKKTLEAENYLSQELVPTVGQGEEWFTNAATFSDLDGDGHSDLIIGNYFPDNSEILNVKSTNIAPMQDSMTRAYNGGTNHIFRWTQATTGNNPSVQFEDVAGVFTENIAKAWTLAIGTADLDGDLRPEIYFANDFGPDRLLHNRSQSGQLQFALLEGEKGLTTPNSKVLGHDSYKGMGVDFADINQDGLLDIYVSNIADEYALEESHFLFTSTGETEKMRRGIAPYVDQSEYLGVSRSSWSWETKFGDFDNDGEMEALQATGFRKGETDRWPELQELALSNDLALPHPTSWFALHPGDDLSGHVPNPFYVRAKDGRYYDFAKELGLDAPFVTRGIATADVDGDGDLDFVIANQWEDSYFYRNDSPHHNQFLGLRLQLPTGSAAIGATAKILLPNGRFLVSQVDGGNGHSGARSPELHFGLGDVSTNSPLSVEVQWRNSQRQPQQKSLLLSPGWHTVQLGDSAKSSSSLT
- a CDS encoding ABC exporter membrane fusion protein — protein: MTVVKTLWGVLLGILIASGVGIGINYFRFSASLPTTVKPRPRAAPVEENVAALGRLEPQGEVIYLSAPAAIEGARVEKLLVKLGETVGRGQIIAILDNYERLKSALILVQKQVKVAQTHLAQVKAGAKAGKIQAQTAVIRSLQAELEGQIASQTATIKRLQYELHNAKTECDRYQSLYENGAIAASQRDSICLQEDTLRSQWQEAQATRSRTINTLNQQLTEARATRTEIVEVRPTDLAAAQAEIETAQAGVKQAEANLTLALVRSPQAGQILKIYTFAGERVGEKGIVALGNTQQMDVVAEVYETDIHKVVIGQKATIKSQGLSSELTGKVTEIGLQIGKKDVLGTDPAADSDVRVVEVKISLDADSSQKVRTLTNLQVNVIIHL
- a CDS encoding DUF1702 family protein, which produces MPSQLIEPLSPPSATSSSFLQPISWGKVKRRFLGISLEEVTVIRRGFQITDPQKQERVEQIGMTFLTGYHGAIAAESLEKLVIELNAIDSEYQGFAYEGAAMGLTLSDFFTPWQGNRLQPFLTGAGDTYVYLAYVGMGWALSRLPGGISRYLPTLNRADNSQSQSSLLGWLAIDGYGFHQGYFYWRAQVEKQSIPKNLSGYAVRAFDQGLGRSLCFVLGLDVKRIAATIQLFSETRRADLWSGVGLASAYAGGLSPSEMMELGELSQTYLPDLAQGIAFAAKARLRAGYLPKHTEQICQLIWQQSSVAVAVITDEALVNLPVDDITPAYEFWRSRIKNKFKV